In Meiothermus ruber DSM 1279, the following proteins share a genomic window:
- a CDS encoding ABC transporter ATP-binding protein — MAASQREKVPVVEMRGVTKVYRSGSSTRTVEVRALSGVDLTIYPGEYVALMGPSGSGKSTLMHIIGLLDTPTEGEYRLGGEPVRGLSEAQLARIRNQRVGFVFQAFFLLPRLTALHNVALPLVYRGLPLAERLKRARAALEAVGLGDRLDHLPSELSGGQKQRVAIARALVQEPDLLLADEPTGNLDSRSSDEILGLFDALHRQGKTIVMVTHEPDVGARAQRIVRLRDGRVAEGGVA, encoded by the coding sequence ATGGCTGCTTCCCAGCGTGAAAAAGTGCCGGTGGTGGAGATGCGGGGCGTAACCAAGGTCTACCGCTCGGGCTCGAGCACCCGCACGGTGGAGGTGCGCGCACTTTCGGGCGTCGACCTGACCATCTACCCCGGCGAGTATGTGGCCCTGATGGGGCCTTCGGGCTCGGGCAAGTCTACCCTGATGCACATCATCGGCCTGCTCGACACGCCCACCGAGGGCGAGTACCGCCTGGGGGGCGAGCCGGTGCGCGGCCTGAGCGAGGCCCAACTGGCCCGCATCCGCAACCAGCGGGTGGGGTTTGTGTTCCAGGCGTTTTTTCTGCTACCCCGCCTGACCGCGCTGCACAACGTGGCCCTGCCCCTGGTCTACCGGGGACTGCCGCTGGCAGAGCGGCTTAAGCGGGCCAGAGCGGCGCTCGAGGCGGTGGGTCTGGGCGACCGCCTCGACCACCTGCCCTCCGAGCTTTCAGGGGGGCAGAAGCAGCGGGTGGCCATCGCGCGGGCCCTGGTGCAGGAGCCCGACCTGTTGCTGGCCGATGAGCCCACCGGCAACCTCGACTCCAGGTCTTCCGACGAGATTCTGGGGCTGTTCGATGCCCTGCACCGCCAGGGCAAGACCATCGTGATGGTGACCCACGAGCCGGATGTGGGGGCCCGGGCCCAGCGCATCGTGCGGCTGCGCGATGGCCGGGTGGCCGAAGGAGGGGTGGCATGA
- a CDS encoding efflux RND transporter periplasmic adaptor subunit: protein MKRWFWALVVALSLGLTLLGLLRPRAEQGLAVNVVRVEQGEFIREVRASGTVEARVYTLTFPRPGRVAEVRVREGQAVQAGQVLAVLETVNETAQRRVAAENLQALRARIQAQEAEFASNRTRLQNQLQEARRNLSLLQALLATGGVAANEVRQAERQVKDLEAQLTSLLQNRLSTQRELQAQLQARQNELAALERTIAQSTLRAPVAGVVSSVGFLVGVETTAPGGSGTSPSAPAIRLVEAGSLRVQARLSEAEIPFVRPGQPVRIELDAAPEQPLQGKVDRLGVQAEVAAGGGSAVLPVFIRFLDPQAEALARPGLTATANITTLRLPSALKIPLEALVEEQGQRFVWVVDTQSRTVRKQPIVLKARNLTQAAVEGLAEDSLLVSLPPETLKEGSKVSYRLPGAGGR, encoded by the coding sequence ATGAAACGTTGGTTCTGGGCTCTTGTGGTGGCCCTGTCGCTGGGTTTGACCCTGCTCGGTTTGCTGCGCCCGAGGGCTGAGCAGGGCCTTGCAGTCAATGTGGTACGGGTGGAGCAGGGTGAGTTTATTCGGGAGGTAAGGGCTAGTGGGACGGTGGAGGCGCGGGTTTATACCCTCACCTTCCCTAGGCCGGGCCGGGTGGCCGAGGTGCGGGTGCGGGAGGGCCAGGCTGTGCAGGCCGGGCAGGTGCTGGCGGTGCTCGAGACCGTCAACGAGACCGCGCAACGCCGGGTCGCCGCCGAGAATTTGCAAGCCCTGCGGGCGCGGATCCAGGCCCAGGAGGCCGAGTTTGCCAGCAACCGCACCCGTTTGCAAAACCAGCTCCAGGAGGCCCGGCGCAACCTGAGTCTGCTGCAAGCGCTGCTGGCCACCGGTGGGGTGGCCGCCAACGAGGTACGCCAGGCCGAACGCCAGGTGAAAGACCTCGAGGCCCAGTTGACCAGCCTGCTGCAAAACCGCCTCAGCACCCAGCGCGAACTGCAAGCCCAGCTTCAGGCCCGGCAGAACGAGCTTGCGGCCCTGGAGCGAACCATTGCCCAGTCCACGCTGCGGGCCCCGGTGGCCGGCGTGGTCTCGAGCGTGGGCTTCCTGGTGGGGGTCGAGACCACCGCGCCCGGCGGCAGTGGAACCTCGCCCAGCGCCCCGGCCATCCGCCTGGTGGAGGCGGGGAGCCTGCGTGTACAGGCCCGCTTATCCGAGGCCGAGATTCCCTTCGTGCGCCCCGGTCAGCCGGTGCGGATCGAACTCGACGCCGCCCCGGAGCAGCCCTTGCAGGGCAAGGTGGATCGCCTGGGGGTGCAGGCCGAGGTGGCCGCTGGCGGGGGGAGCGCGGTCTTGCCGGTGTTTATACGGTTTTTAGACCCGCAGGCCGAGGCGCTGGCCCGGCCCGGCCTGACCGCTACCGCCAACATCACCACCCTGCGCCTGCCCAGCGCGCTCAAGATTCCCCTCGAGGCCCTGGTCGAGGAGCAGGGGCAGCGCTTTGTCTGGGTGGTGGACACCCAGAGCCGCACAGTGCGCAAACAGCCCATCGTGCTCAAGGCCCGCAACCTGACCCAGGCCGCGGTGGAGGGGCTGGCCGAGGACAGCCTGCTGGTCTCGCTGCCGCCTGAAACCCTTAAAGAGGGTAGCAAGGTCAGCTACCGCCTGCCCGGGGCCGGGGGGCGCTGA
- a CDS encoding YIP1 family protein — protein sequence MLDVLLQPTHFFRALAERKPNLVAPFFIVIAATTAASLGQVLLLRLLPGLLPGGWVVQMVLALVGGVVVGMILWGLGGLIVRLLAGPDSRAWEVYGWANVPALLVGLVLIPFGALFPVTADLPPVPPMTDAEAVRAWQREYQQVVGSAVGTRVLQGLGMLGSIWSFWIIWSGLRVLAPARALWATLAVAAVSLAFTLWGILAQG from the coding sequence ATGCTGGACGTCCTGTTGCAACCCACCCACTTTTTTCGAGCCCTGGCCGAGCGCAAGCCCAACCTGGTAGCCCCCTTTTTCATTGTGATTGCGGCCACCACGGCGGCCTCGCTGGGGCAGGTGTTGCTACTCCGATTACTGCCCGGCCTGCTGCCTGGGGGCTGGGTGGTGCAGATGGTGCTGGCCCTGGTGGGCGGGGTGGTGGTTGGCATGATCCTCTGGGGGCTGGGCGGGCTTATTGTGCGCCTGCTGGCCGGGCCGGATAGCCGGGCCTGGGAGGTGTATGGCTGGGCCAATGTTCCAGCCTTGCTGGTAGGGCTGGTGCTGATACCCTTTGGGGCTTTGTTCCCGGTAACCGCCGATCTGCCCCCGGTGCCGCCCATGACCGATGCCGAAGCGGTGCGGGCCTGGCAGCGGGAGTACCAGCAGGTGGTGGGTTCTGCGGTGGGCACCCGTGTGCTGCAGGGTCTGGGAATGCTAGGTTCCATCTGGTCGTTCTGGATTATCTGGTCGGGCCTGCGGGTGCTGGCCCCGGCTCGAGCCCTCTGGGCCACGCTGGCAGTGGCTGCTGTTTCGCTGGCTTTTACCTTGTGGGGTATCCTGGCCCAGGGTTAG
- a CDS encoding ABC transporter ATP-binding protein, translated as MLARLIGVTKRYGKTEGVHDLSLELYPGQAVGLLGLNGSGKTTTLKLLAGMLFPTQGRVEVLGKSPRENRGQIAYLSDADNLYAWMTPGDAERFMRGLYPDFNPRRYRELLAFLEVPQQSYRAMSRGQRARLRLAMVLARDARLFLLDEPLSGIDVISRDRILKSLVLEWREEACLVLSTHEVSEAEGIFERVLLLKEGRLALDALAEDLRARGQSVKDAFIEVLA; from the coding sequence ATGTTGGCCCGACTCATTGGCGTGACCAAGCGCTACGGTAAAACCGAGGGGGTGCACGATCTGAGCCTCGAGCTCTACCCAGGGCAGGCGGTGGGGCTTTTGGGCTTGAACGGCTCGGGCAAGACCACCACCCTCAAGCTCCTGGCCGGGATGCTCTTTCCCACCCAGGGCCGGGTGGAAGTGCTGGGAAAAAGCCCACGCGAGAACCGGGGCCAGATTGCTTATCTCTCCGACGCCGACAACCTGTACGCCTGGATGACCCCCGGCGATGCCGAACGTTTTATGCGGGGGCTGTACCCCGACTTCAACCCCAGGCGCTACCGCGAACTGCTGGCCTTCCTGGAGGTGCCGCAGCAGAGCTACCGCGCGATGTCGCGGGGGCAACGGGCCCGTCTGCGACTGGCCATGGTGCTGGCCCGCGACGCCCGGCTGTTCTTACTCGACGAACCGCTCTCGGGCATAGACGTGATCTCGCGCGACCGCATCCTCAAAAGCCTGGTGCTGGAGTGGCGGGAGGAGGCCTGCTTGGTGCTCTCAACCCACGAGGTGAGCGAGGCCGAGGGGATTTTTGAGCGGGTGCTGCTCTTGAAGGAGGGCCGCCTGGCCCTGGATGCCCTGGCCGAGGACTTGCGGGCCCGGGGGCAGAGCGTGAAGGACGCCTTTATCGAGGTGCTGGCCTGA
- a CDS encoding GntR family transcriptional regulator, translated as MARLWDLDVEAGPIYAQIVRGVERMLASGKMKPGDKLPSARELAAALKVNPNTVIHAYSQLEMAQITETRRGLGTFVREDVNVEGIRLRILQEAAQRFWSEVQSLGLGLEEALKALRSLGANSGGEVR; from the coding sequence GTGGCTCGATTGTGGGACTTGGACGTGGAAGCAGGGCCGATTTATGCGCAGATCGTGCGGGGGGTGGAGCGGATGCTGGCTAGTGGGAAGATGAAGCCAGGGGATAAGCTGCCCTCGGCGCGGGAGCTGGCGGCGGCCTTGAAGGTCAACCCCAACACGGTGATACACGCCTACAGCCAGCTCGAGATGGCCCAGATCACCGAGACCCGGCGGGGCCTGGGTACTTTTGTGCGGGAGGATGTAAACGTGGAGGGCATCCGGCTTCGCATTCTGCAAGAGGCCGCCCAGCGCTTCTGGTCGGAGGTACAGAGCCTGGGGCTGGGCCTCGAGGAGGCCCTAAAAGCCCTTAGAAGCCTGGGCGCCAACAGCGGCGGGGAGGTGCGGTGA
- a CDS encoding penicillin acylase family protein, translating to MRLLRLLGRLLLVVVGLALVLAVGGWFWLRAATIPQHSGRLALKGLSAPVEMSRTAEGVLHIKAQTDEDAFFALGVAHAQDRLWQMEFQRRVGAGRLSEVIGKATLEQDRFLRIWGFYKAAEQAYGSLSPSAKAVVDAYVAGINAYLATNPPLPLEFRLLGFKPEPWKPADVLVWAKMMSYDLSGNWRSELQRLQWAAKGMTPARMAQLKPPYPADAPTVLQAEDLQLPPPARPDGESARSLLSLAARLPQALHLPGELMARASNNWVIGPARTVSGKPLLANDPHLGLGAPSVWYLVHIEAPTYKAIGSSFPGLPAVVIGRNERIGWGVTTVGADVQDLYIMEEVAGGYRYKGRVEPWRTRTEVIKVKGEPDVTLQVRESRYGPVINDVVKNPGARPLSLRWTSLDPTDRTIEAFLGIARARNWEEFKAALALYNAPSQNFVYADVDGNIGYMAPARFPIRRPGHSGLMPVPGDGNWDWQGYLPQDQWPQVYNPKEGFIVTANNKVTAPNYPHTISLEWEEPYRAQRIRELILAKEKLSLEDMVAMQQDITSLLYREFKPVLELLNPLSENARQWKARLLAWDGVMRAEQVEPTVFQAWYTELTRLPSQEVEQEFWEQPRYLLAAMRQGDPACQTPDTQTCLEFAALALDKALDRFGNNPPRWGEVHRATFPHAILTNVPPLNRLSDRAVPHGGDRYTLNRASYDPSTFRMTVGSSYRQILDFADLERSLFIIPMGQSGALLSGGYDNLLAKWAGGQYLPMRMGETSFRTRQTLEPLR from the coding sequence GTGCGCTTGTTGCGTTTGCTAGGACGCTTGTTACTGGTGGTGGTGGGGCTGGCGCTGGTTTTGGCCGTGGGGGGCTGGTTCTGGCTGCGGGCAGCCACCATCCCACAGCATTCGGGGCGGCTGGCCCTGAAGGGCCTCTCGGCGCCGGTGGAGATGAGCCGCACCGCCGAGGGCGTGCTCCACATCAAGGCCCAGACCGACGAGGATGCCTTCTTTGCCCTGGGGGTGGCCCACGCCCAGGATCGGCTGTGGCAGATGGAGTTCCAGCGCCGGGTGGGGGCCGGGCGGCTTTCCGAGGTGATCGGGAAGGCCACCCTGGAGCAAGACCGCTTCTTACGCATCTGGGGCTTCTACAAAGCTGCCGAGCAGGCCTATGGGAGCCTATCGCCCAGTGCCAAGGCGGTGGTGGACGCTTATGTGGCTGGCATCAACGCCTACCTGGCTACCAACCCGCCGCTGCCGCTCGAGTTCCGCCTGCTGGGTTTCAAGCCCGAACCCTGGAAGCCCGCCGATGTGCTGGTCTGGGCCAAGATGATGTCCTATGACCTCTCGGGCAACTGGCGTAGCGAGCTTCAGCGCCTGCAATGGGCGGCCAAGGGCATGACCCCGGCCCGCATGGCCCAGCTCAAACCCCCCTACCCCGCCGATGCGCCCACCGTGCTCCAGGCCGAAGACTTACAGCTTCCTCCGCCGGCCAGGCCGGACGGGGAGTCGGCCCGCTCCCTGCTCAGCCTGGCAGCCCGGCTGCCCCAGGCCCTGCACCTGCCGGGCGAGCTGATGGCCCGGGCCTCCAACAACTGGGTGATCGGCCCCGCGCGCACCGTGAGCGGAAAGCCCCTGCTGGCCAACGACCCCCACCTGGGGCTGGGCGCTCCTTCGGTCTGGTACCTAGTGCACATCGAGGCCCCTACCTACAAGGCCATCGGCAGCAGCTTTCCGGGGCTTCCGGCGGTGGTGATTGGCCGCAACGAGCGCATCGGCTGGGGGGTGACCACCGTTGGGGCCGACGTGCAGGATCTGTACATCATGGAAGAGGTTGCCGGGGGTTATCGCTACAAGGGGCGGGTTGAGCCCTGGCGTACCCGCACCGAGGTGATCAAGGTCAAAGGCGAGCCCGACGTGACCCTACAGGTGCGGGAAAGCCGCTACGGGCCGGTGATCAACGATGTGGTCAAAAACCCCGGTGCGAGGCCGCTTTCGCTGCGCTGGACCAGCCTCGACCCCACCGACCGCACCATCGAGGCCTTCCTGGGGATCGCCCGTGCGCGGAACTGGGAAGAGTTCAAGGCGGCCTTGGCCCTCTACAACGCGCCCAGCCAGAACTTTGTTTATGCCGATGTGGACGGCAACATCGGCTATATGGCCCCGGCCCGCTTTCCCATCCGCCGGCCCGGCCACTCCGGCCTGATGCCGGTGCCGGGCGACGGCAACTGGGACTGGCAGGGCTACCTGCCCCAGGATCAGTGGCCGCAAGTCTATAACCCCAAAGAGGGCTTTATCGTCACCGCCAACAACAAGGTCACCGCCCCCAACTACCCGCACACCATCTCGCTGGAGTGGGAGGAACCCTACCGGGCCCAGCGCATCCGCGAGCTGATACTGGCTAAGGAAAAACTCTCCCTGGAAGACATGGTCGCCATGCAACAGGACATTACCAGCCTCTTGTACCGGGAGTTTAAGCCGGTTTTGGAGCTGCTCAACCCGCTTTCGGAGAACGCGCGCCAGTGGAAGGCCCGTTTGCTGGCCTGGGATGGGGTGATGCGGGCTGAGCAGGTCGAGCCCACGGTCTTCCAGGCCTGGTACACCGAGCTGACCCGCCTGCCCAGCCAGGAGGTAGAACAGGAGTTCTGGGAGCAGCCCCGCTACCTGCTGGCCGCCATGCGCCAGGGCGACCCGGCCTGCCAGACCCCCGATACCCAGACCTGCCTGGAATTTGCTGCCCTCGCCCTCGATAAGGCCCTCGACCGCTTTGGCAACAACCCCCCGCGCTGGGGCGAGGTGCACCGGGCCACCTTCCCCCACGCCATTCTGACCAATGTTCCGCCGCTCAACCGCCTGTCCGACCGGGCCGTGCCCCACGGGGGCGACCGCTACACCCTGAACCGGGCCTCCTACGACCCCAGCACCTTCCGCATGACCGTGGGGAGCAGCTACCGGCAGATCCTGGATTTCGCCGACCTCGAGCGTTCCCTCTTCATCATCCCCATGGGCCAGTCCGGGGCGCTTCTGTCCGGTGGGTACGACAACCTGCTGGCTAAATGGGCGGGCGGGCAGTACCTGCCCATGCGCATGGGCGAGACCAGTTTCAGGACGCGCCAGACCCTCGAGCCCCTGCGTTAG
- a CDS encoding VOC family protein, with amino-acid sequence MYTTRLAYVHLTVRHLEAAVTFYTRFLDLQLSERFRKTALLVSSENLAHYELALSEGTPSGSVVLGFAVRSEEDFRAAQDFVRLEGVPFHLEDRGIAWVLSLQDPDGNTVELFLDRRKSGGRAFWRGEGTPI; translated from the coding sequence ATGTACACCACCCGTCTGGCCTATGTACACCTGACCGTGCGGCACCTCGAGGCCGCCGTCACTTTTTACACCCGCTTCCTGGACTTGCAACTCTCTGAGCGTTTCCGCAAAACTGCCCTGCTGGTTTCCTCGGAGAACCTGGCCCACTACGAGCTGGCCCTTAGCGAGGGCACGCCATCGGGCTCGGTGGTGCTGGGGTTTGCCGTCCGATCCGAAGAGGACTTCCGAGCGGCCCAGGATTTTGTGCGGCTCGAGGGGGTGCCCTTCCACCTGGAGGATCGCGGCATCGCCTGGGTACTGAGCCTGCAAGACCCCGATGGCAACACGGTGGAACTCTTCCTGGATCGCCGTAAATCGGGGGGTCGGGCTTTCTGGCGCGGTGAGGGCACTCCGATCTGA
- a CDS encoding CDGSH iron-sulfur domain-containing protein has protein sequence MKIEFRENGSIGIETGGRYVFRQGDQEVVIEKPRVSLCRCGHSSNKPFCDGTHKSVGFVAPAAVIELEEPK, from the coding sequence ATGAAAATCGAGTTTCGCGAGAATGGCTCCATCGGTATCGAAACCGGCGGCAGGTACGTCTTCCGTCAGGGCGACCAGGAGGTGGTCATCGAGAAGCCCCGGGTCTCGCTGTGCCGCTGCGGGCACTCGAGCAATAAGCCCTTCTGCGACGGCACCCACAAGTCGGTGGGCTTCGTGGCCCCGGCTGCGGTCATCGAGCTCGAGGAGCCGAAGTAA
- a CDS encoding aldo/keto reductase family protein yields MRYRKLGQWGLKVSEISLGAWVTYGDAVQDLERIKTITRIAYEGGINFFDNADVYAKGLAEELMSKALLEQFPRHELVLSSKVFWPTSDDANGRGLSRKHVRESLERSLKRMGTDYLDLYFCHRYDPEVPMEEIVSTMSNLVDRGLVLYWGTSEWPAARIVEAVQFARHNGLHPPVVEQPQYSMLYRERVEQEILPETERFGMGMVVWSPLAMGMLTGRYDKGVPKDSRFERYPQFGNRFLTEENVKKVKALKKVAAELNLTRTQLALAWVLRQQGVSSAITGATKPEQLEESLGAAGVDLPQEALEKIEKILGEKPKA; encoded by the coding sequence ATGCGCTATCGCAAACTTGGTCAGTGGGGCTTGAAGGTTTCGGAAATTTCGCTGGGGGCCTGGGTCACCTACGGCGATGCGGTGCAGGACCTCGAGCGCATCAAAACCATCACCCGCATCGCCTACGAGGGCGGGATTAACTTTTTCGACAACGCCGATGTCTACGCCAAAGGGCTGGCCGAAGAGCTGATGAGCAAGGCCCTGCTGGAGCAGTTCCCCCGCCACGAGCTGGTTTTGTCGAGCAAAGTTTTCTGGCCCACCAGCGACGACGCCAACGGCCGGGGCCTCTCGCGCAAGCACGTGCGGGAAAGCCTCGAGCGCAGCCTGAAGCGCATGGGCACCGACTACCTCGACCTGTACTTCTGCCACCGCTACGACCCCGAGGTGCCCATGGAGGAAATCGTCAGCACCATGAGCAACCTGGTAGACCGGGGCCTGGTGCTGTACTGGGGCACTTCCGAGTGGCCGGCGGCCCGCATCGTGGAGGCCGTGCAGTTTGCCCGCCACAACGGCCTGCACCCGCCCGTGGTGGAGCAGCCGCAGTACTCGATGCTCTACCGCGAGCGGGTGGAGCAGGAGATCCTGCCCGAGACCGAGCGCTTCGGGATGGGTATGGTGGTCTGGAGCCCGCTGGCCATGGGCATGCTCACCGGGCGCTATGACAAGGGTGTCCCCAAGGACAGCCGCTTCGAGCGCTACCCGCAGTTTGGCAACCGCTTCCTGACCGAGGAAAACGTCAAGAAAGTCAAGGCCCTCAAGAAAGTGGCCGCCGAGCTGAACCTCACCCGCACCCAACTGGCCCTGGCCTGGGTCTTGCGGCAGCAAGGCGTGAGCAGTGCCATCACTGGCGCGACCAAGCCCGAACAGCTCGAGGAAAGCCTGGGCGCCGCCGGGGTAGACCTGCCCCAGGAAGCGCTGGAAAAAATCGAAAAGATTCTGGGCGAAAAGCCTAAAGCCTGA
- a CDS encoding glycosyltransferase → MPQRILLVYTKAGGGHFALAQNLHKLLTELEPESEVRLFNFFDVGPRWIAQAIQDGYNFSVNKQRWLFTVFQAFYQTRPAIQTFARVLGMRLAPAINEYLEEFRPDKIIYCYPVNHGFRRLPYVRKHRPKTLTVVSDIFSPHLYWFIDTKDQYVVASPEAYSIARRYRVPPENLHYFQTLIDPKYNKSLEPAEVARLREEWGLVHPYTVLVTGGGAGLKISFKLVRELVRIEGINVVVVCGYNQKLYRQLEAFKQKNRLSNLIVFGFTYQMYELINVSNVVVSKAGPATIAEVLSQGKDLIVCDYVWPQEHGNVELIRHEKLGYYIRHPRKIAEKIRELKDRPPERKTLNLQNDIVRLAEYILRL, encoded by the coding sequence ATGCCGCAACGAATTTTGCTGGTCTACACCAAGGCCGGGGGCGGGCACTTTGCCCTGGCACAGAACTTGCACAAACTTCTGACCGAGCTCGAGCCCGAGTCCGAGGTTCGCCTGTTCAACTTTTTCGATGTGGGGCCGCGCTGGATTGCCCAGGCCATCCAGGACGGCTACAACTTTTCGGTCAATAAGCAGCGCTGGCTCTTTACGGTTTTTCAGGCCTTCTACCAGACCCGGCCCGCCATCCAGACCTTTGCGCGGGTGCTGGGGATGCGCCTGGCCCCGGCCATCAACGAGTACCTGGAGGAGTTTCGCCCCGATAAGATCATCTACTGCTACCCGGTGAACCACGGTTTTCGCCGGCTGCCCTACGTGCGCAAGCACAGGCCCAAGACCCTCACCGTGGTGAGCGATATTTTCAGCCCGCACCTGTACTGGTTCATAGACACCAAAGACCAGTACGTGGTGGCCAGCCCGGAGGCTTACAGCATCGCCCGCCGCTACCGGGTGCCCCCGGAAAACCTGCACTACTTCCAGACCCTTATAGACCCCAAGTACAACAAATCCCTCGAGCCCGCCGAGGTAGCCCGGCTGCGCGAGGAGTGGGGCCTGGTTCATCCCTACACCGTGCTGGTGACGGGGGGTGGGGCCGGCCTCAAGATCAGCTTCAAGCTGGTGCGGGAGCTGGTCAGGATCGAGGGTATCAACGTGGTGGTGGTGTGTGGATACAACCAGAAGCTCTACCGGCAGCTCGAGGCCTTCAAACAGAAAAACCGGCTATCCAACCTGATTGTGTTCGGTTTTACCTACCAGATGTACGAGCTCATCAATGTGTCCAATGTGGTGGTTTCCAAAGCCGGCCCTGCGACCATCGCCGAGGTGCTCTCCCAGGGCAAAGATCTGATCGTGTGCGATTACGTGTGGCCGCAGGAGCACGGCAACGTCGAACTAATTCGGCACGAGAAGCTGGGGTACTACATCCGCCATCCCCGCAAGATTGCCGAGAAAATCCGGGAACTCAAAGACCGGCCCCCCGAACGCAAAACCCTTAACCTGCAAAACGATATCGTGCGGCTGGCCGAGTATATCCTCAGGCTTTAG
- a CDS encoding FAD-binding oxidoreductase: protein MVESLQRRLPQKVSTAPADLETHGRDEGYPAHHPPIAVVYAEGLEDIQATLAWAREHRIPVVPFGAGTSIEGHVIPQGPALSLDLSRMNRVLEVRPEDFLAVVEPGVTRKTLNEALKGTGLFFPVDPGADASLGGMAATNASGTTTVRYGGMRQNVLALQVVLANGEVLELGRGVRKTSAGYDLKDLFIGSEGTLGIITRLTLKLHPIPEHIHTLRVFFENLTDTAQAAYAVMASGLPVARLELVDEIGIKAINRYLGRNYPEKPVLFLEFHSSTRAALEAESRLALELMQEAGAISIDAAHTQEERTAQWEARHQSYWALVNLFPGKEYLSTDTAVPISKMPDLVTYSNRLLRELGLTGNILGHVGDGNFHTLVVCEPGDPRAEEFSLRLVEHTLALGGTCTGEHGVGLRKKKYLPKEHGPALAWMRQIKQLFDPHNLLNPGKIFD, encoded by the coding sequence ATGGTGGAAAGCCTCCAACGCCGCTTACCCCAAAAAGTCAGCACCGCCCCCGCCGACCTGGAAACCCATGGCAGGGATGAGGGCTACCCAGCCCACCACCCGCCCATCGCGGTGGTCTATGCCGAAGGCCTCGAGGACATTCAAGCCACCCTGGCCTGGGCCCGCGAACACCGCATCCCGGTGGTGCCCTTTGGGGCCGGAACCAGCATCGAAGGCCATGTGATCCCACAGGGGCCGGCCCTCTCACTGGACCTCTCGCGCATGAACCGGGTGCTGGAAGTGCGCCCCGAGGATTTCCTGGCGGTGGTGGAGCCCGGCGTAACCCGCAAAACCTTGAACGAAGCCCTCAAGGGCACGGGCCTGTTCTTTCCGGTGGATCCCGGGGCCGACGCCTCACTGGGCGGGATGGCCGCCACCAACGCCTCGGGCACCACCACCGTGCGCTATGGGGGCATGCGCCAGAACGTGCTGGCGTTGCAGGTGGTGCTGGCCAATGGCGAGGTGCTGGAGCTGGGCCGGGGGGTGCGCAAGACCAGCGCCGGCTACGACCTGAAAGACCTCTTCATCGGCTCCGAGGGCACCCTGGGTATCATCACCCGCCTCACCCTGAAGCTGCACCCCATCCCTGAACACATCCACACCCTGCGGGTCTTCTTCGAAAACCTGACCGACACCGCCCAGGCCGCCTACGCCGTGATGGCCAGCGGGCTGCCGGTGGCCCGCCTCGAGCTGGTGGACGAGATTGGCATAAAGGCCATCAACCGCTACCTGGGCCGCAATTACCCGGAAAAACCCGTCCTGTTCCTGGAATTCCACTCCTCCACCCGCGCGGCCCTCGAGGCCGAGTCCCGCCTGGCCCTCGAGCTCATGCAGGAGGCCGGGGCCATCAGCATAGACGCCGCCCACACCCAGGAAGAGCGCACCGCCCAGTGGGAGGCCCGGCACCAGTCTTACTGGGCCCTGGTCAACCTCTTTCCCGGTAAGGAGTACCTCTCCACCGACACCGCCGTGCCCATATCCAAGATGCCCGATCTGGTGACCTATTCCAACCGCTTGCTGCGCGAGCTGGGCCTGACCGGGAATATCCTGGGGCATGTGGGCGACGGCAACTTTCACACCCTGGTGGTCTGCGAGCCGGGCGACCCGCGGGCCGAGGAGTTCTCCCTTCGGCTGGTGGAGCACACCCTGGCCCTGGGCGGCACCTGCACCGGCGAGCACGGGGTGGGCCTGCGTAAAAAGAAATACCTGCCCAAAGAGCACGGCCCGGCCCTGGCCTGGATGCGCCAGATCAAACAACTTTTCGACCCCCACAACCTGCTCAACCCCGGAAAAATCTTCGACTAG
- a CDS encoding YceI family protein yields the protein MRNWLVLLWLALLAGGAQAQTSQFTIEGRVTYAASYNLGRWEGSNTSVRGTVRWNPQTGEASGQVCVELSRFDSGNPLRDADARGVFDVNRFPLSCLDVERLTQTGEDAVLLGTLEISGTRRPVRIAGKLTREGSAYRFVGGFNTSFSEWRLTPPSLLFLRVNDPVEVRLEARALPR from the coding sequence ATGCGCAATTGGCTGGTGTTGCTCTGGCTGGCTTTGCTGGCGGGCGGTGCGCAGGCCCAGACCAGCCAGTTCACCATCGAGGGGCGCGTGACCTATGCGGCCAGCTACAACCTGGGCCGCTGGGAGGGCAGCAACACCAGCGTGCGCGGTACGGTGCGCTGGAACCCCCAGACCGGCGAGGCCTCGGGCCAGGTCTGCGTGGAGCTAAGCCGCTTCGACTCGGGCAACCCCTTGCGCGATGCCGACGCGCGGGGGGTATTCGACGTCAACCGCTTTCCCCTGAGCTGCCTGGACGTGGAGCGCCTGACCCAGACCGGTGAGGACGCCGTGCTGCTGGGAACGCTGGAAATTAGCGGAACCCGTCGTCCGGTGCGCATAGCCGGCAAACTCACCCGCGAGGGCAGCGCCTACCGCTTTGTGGGGGGGTTCAACACCAGCTTCTCGGAATGGAGGCTGACCCCCCCGAGCCTGCTCTTTTTGCGGGTCAACGACCCGGTGGAGGTGCGCCTGGAGGCTCGAGCGCTTCCGCGTTAA